The following are encoded together in the Anopheles nili chromosome 3, idAnoNiliSN_F5_01, whole genome shotgun sequence genome:
- the LOC128727233 gene encoding dual specificity protein phosphatase 3: MSWRYAYLTHYRNNDKMAEQTTGRQLQRILHYSVTPCRPMLGLRRSECALYDVDCDEVYPRLYIGDANSAKNKQYLRLIGVTHVLNTAEGTRFGQVDTGHSYYRDMSGIRYMGFPMIDQPTTDISRYFYIASKFIENGINSGGKVLVHCMMGMSRSATCVLAYLMIARKMSAAEAIRTVRMHRDIRPNEGFLQQLADLDNELKRDRLYY, from the exons TATCTGACACACTACCGCAACAACGACAAAATGGCGGAACAGACGACCGGCAGGCAGCTGCAGCGGATCCTGCACTATTCCGTCACACCGTGCCGACCGATGCTTGGCCTTCGACGATCCGAATGTGCATTATACGACGTTGACTGTGATGAAGTTTACCCCCGGCTGTACATCGGCGATGC CAATtcagccaaaaacaaacagtatTTGCGCCTGATCGGTGTGACGCACGTCCTCAACACGGCGGAAGGAACTCGCTTTGGGCAGGTAGATACGGGCCACAGTTACTATCGGGACATGTCCGGTATCAG GTACATGGGCTTTCCGATGATCGACCAGCCGACGACGGACATCAGCCGGTACTTCTACATCGCCTCGAAGTTCATCGAGAACGGCATCAAcagtggtg GTAAGGTGTTGGTGCACTGCATGATGGGCATGTCGCGATCGGCCACGTGTGTGCTGGCGTATCTGATGATCGCCCGCAAGATGTCGGCCGCGGAGGCGATCCGTACCGTCAGGATGCATCGGGACATACGGCCGAACGAGGGCTTCCTGCAGCAGTTGGCCGATCTCGACAACGAGCTGAAGCGCGACCGGCTATACTATTGA
- the LOC128725538 gene encoding uncharacterized protein LOC128725538 — translation MATNCEITITGPQEAHTKSSLIVVSNRLPFVLKRDSKTGQLSRHASAGGLVTAVAPVVIKGKGLWVGWSGITLTDENEPIPESDPSDNTPTAGLLSDQVVSVNVEPKLFDSYYNGCCNGTFWPLFHSMPGRATFCADHWRSYYDVNKEFAARTIEALEKAVSKNTHQGVPLIWIHDYHLMLAANWIREAADERNLPYQIAFFLHIPFPPWDIFRLYPWSDEILQGMLACDMIGFHIRDYCLNFVDCCQRNLGCRVDRKNLLVEHGGRSVRVRPLPIGIPFDRFVELAHSARKVINTNQKIILGVDRLDYTKGLVNRLKAFEVLLEKHPEHRENVSLLQISVPSRTDVKEYQELKEEMDQLVGRINGRFTTANWSPIRYIYGCVGQEELAAFYREASVCLVTPLRDGMNLVAKEFVACQINEPPGVLIVSPFAGAGETMHEALLCNPYELDAAAEVIHRALTMPEDERTLRMSRMRRREMQNDVNSWMRQFLKAMGSLEEDDIGTTTMQPVTVDDFDDYLLNYIGYNHKLALLLDYDGTLAPIAPHPDLATLPPETKNVLQRLSNHSDVYIAIISGRNVENVKQMVGIEGITYAGNHGLEILHPDGSKFVHPMPIEYEDKVSGLLKSLQDSVCGDGAWVENKGPLLTYHYRETPAELRPAMVEKARQLIIQFGFRAAEAHCAIEAKPPVQWNKGRASIYILRTAFGVDWSERIKIIYAGDDMTDEDAMMALKGMAATFRVTNSQIIKTSAERRLPSTDSVLTMLKWVERHFMRRKPRANSLTYRGKKKDCVKMQMAFDLVPNTSAANSAASSSDERD, via the exons ATGGCTACGAACTGTGAGATCACCATCACCGGACCGCAGGAGGCGCACACGAAAAGCAGCCTGATCGTGGTCTCGAACAGGTTGCCGTTTGTGTTGAAGCGTGACTCCAAAACGGGCCAGCTGAGTCGTCATGCAAG TGCCGGAGGATTAGTCACCGCGGTCGCGCCGGTCGTGATCAAGGGCAAGGGACTGTGGGTTGGTTGGTCCGGCATAACGCTGACGGATGAGAACGAACCGATCCCGGAGTCGGACCCATCGGACAATACGCCCACTGCCGGGTTGCTTTCGGATCAGGTCGTTTCGGTGAACGTAGAACCAAAGCTGTTTGATAGCTACTACAATGGGTGTTGTAATGGGACGTTCTGGCCGCTGTTCCACTCGATGCCGGGAAGGGCCACGTTCTGTGCTGATCACTGGCGATCGTACTACGATGTGAACAAGGAGTTCGCTGCCAGGACGATCGAGGCTCTCGAGAAGGCTGTCAGCAAGAACACCCATCAGGGTGTGCCATTGATCTGGATTCACGATTATCACCTGATGTTGGCCGCGAATTGGATCCGTGAGGCTGCTGACGAACGGAACCTTCCGTATCAGATTGCGTTCTTCCTGCATATCCCGTTCCCACCGTGGGATATCTTCCGGTTGTACCCGTGGTCGGACGAGATCCTTCAGGGCATGCTGGCGTGTGATATGATTGGGTTCCACATTCGCGATTACTGTCTCAACTTCGTGGATTGCTGTCAGCGAAATTTGGGATGCCGTGTGGACCGGAAGAACCTGCTGGTTGAGCATGGTGGACGTTCGGTGCGTGTTCGTCCACTTCCGATTGGCATCCCGTTCGATAGGTTCGTCGAACTGGCGCATTCGGCGCGTAAGGTGATCAACACCAACCAGAAGATCATTCTCGGTGTGGACCGGTTGGACTACACGAAGGGGCTTGTGAACAGGCTGAAAGCGTTCGAAGTGCTCCTTGAGAAGCATCCGGAACACCGGGAGAACGTGAGTCTGCTTCAGATCTCGGTCCCATCCCGCACGGACGTGAAGGAGTACCAGGAACTGAAGGAGGAGATGGATCAGCTTGTGGGACGCATAAATGGACGTTTTACGACGGCCAACTGGTCCCCGATACGCTACATCTACGGTTGTGTCGGTCAGGAAGAGCTTGCCGCCTTTTACCGGGAGGCGTCCGTGTGTCTGGTGACGCCGTTACGTGATGGAATGAACCTAGTAGCGAAGGAGTTTGTAGCCTGTCAAATCAACGAACCACCTGGTGTGCTGATTGTGTCCCCGTTTGCTGGTGCCGGTGAAACCATGCACGAAGCGTTGCTTTGCAATCCGTACGAGTTGGATGCCGCTGCTGAGGTGATACACCGTGCTCTCACAATGCCGGAAGACGAACGCACGTTGCGGATGTCTCGTATGCGTCGTCGCGAGATGCAGAATGATGTGAACAGTTGGATGAGACAGTTCCTTAAGGCGATGGGATCGCTGGAAGAGGATGACATCGGTACTACCACGATGCAGCCGGTGACTGTGGATGACTTCGATGATTACTTGTTGAA CTACATCGGGTATAATCATAAGCTCGCGCTTTTGCTCGATTACGACGGAACGTTGGCTCCGATCGCGCCTCATCCGGACCTGGCAACGCTTCCGCCGGAAACGAAGAACGTCCTGCAGCGATTGTCGAACCACTCGGACGTGTACATCGCCATCATCTCGGGGCGTAACGTGGAGAACGTGAAGCAGATGGTCGGAATCGAGGGCATTACTTACGCCGGTAACCACGGGCTGGAGATACTGCATCCGGATGGCAGCAAGTTCGTGCATCCCATGCCAATCGAGTACGAGGATAAGGTCAGCGGTTTGCTGAAATCGTTGCAGGATTCG GTATGCGGTGACGGtgcttgggtggaaaataagggACCTCTTCTGACGTACCATTACCGTGAAACTCCGGCCGAGTTGCGTCCTGCTATGGTGGAAAAAGCACGTCAGTTAATCATTCAGTTTGGGTTCCGTGCGGCCGAAGCGCACTGTGCGATTGAGGCAAAACCACCGGTACAGTGGAACAAGGGACGTGCATCGATATACATCCTGCGAACGGCGTTCGGTGTGGACTGGAGTGAGCGTATTAAGATCATTTACGCTGGTGACGACATGACCGATGAGGACGCCATGATG GCTCTCAAGGGTATGGCGGCCACGTTCCGCGTTACGAACTCGCAGATCATCAAAACCTCCGCCGAACGGCGTCTGCCCTCGACCGATTCCGTGCTGACCATGCTGAAGTGGGTTGAGCGGCATTTCATGCGTCGTAAGCCACGTGCCAACAGCTTGACGTATCGTGGCAAGAAGAAGGACTGCGTAAAGATGCAGATGGCTTTCGATTTGGTGCCGAATACCAGCGCCGCTAACAGTGCCGCCAGTAGTTCCGATGAGCGCGACTAA
- the LOC128725397 gene encoding protein YIPF6 has protein sequence MSSPEARLDLYDEGLESPSELMDGEMTVSVIQRNTTNPGAPNFNTLDEPIRDTIMRDVKAVGVKFYHVLIPREKNTLLKEWDLWGPLVLCTFMATILQGTSDSMEDGGPEFAQVFVIVWIGAMIVTLNSKLLGGNISFFQSVCVLGYCLTPCALALLFCRIVLLANQTTFLFFVRFLLAGAGFAWATYASIIFLGDSQPPNRKALAVYPIFLFYFIISWLVIAHSNV, from the exons ATGTCGTCTCCAGAAGCAAGGCTAGAT CTCTACGATGAAGGTCTGGAATCGCCCTCCGAATTAATGGACGGGGAAATGACCGTTTCTGTTATACAGCGAAACACGACAAATCCTGGCGCACCGAATTTCAATACCCTCGATGAACCGATCAGAGACACAATC ATGCGTGACGTAAAAGCTGTCGGTGTCAAATTCTACCACGTCCTCATaccaagagagaaaaacacgctTCTAAAAGAATGGGATCTCTGGGGACCGCTTGTACTGTGCACTTTTATGGCCACAATCCTTCAAGGAACTTCCGACAGTATGGAGGATGGAGGACCGGAATTTGCACAAGTATTTGTTATTGTGTGGATCGGTGCCATGATTGTAACGCTTAACTCAAAGTTGTTGGGAGGAAATAT ATCGTTCTTCCAGTCAGTTTGTGTCCTGGGTTACTGTCTGACACCGTGCGCGTTAGCTCTGTTATTCTGCCGGATAGTGCTACTTGCCAACCAAACAACGTTccttttcttcgttcgttttctgttAGCAGGAGCCGGTTTCGCCTGGGCTACTTATG CTTCTATAATTTTCCTGGGCGACAGTCAACCACCGAATCGGAAAGCTCTGGCCGTGTACCCCatatttttattctattttattATATCTTGGCTAGTAATTGCGCATAGTAACGTGTAA
- the LOC128723208 gene encoding uncharacterized protein LOC128723208 gives MARSALLAVLSCLIFLNCSRPLISWPADDEDALNMSQLDFDQYLGDYLKPGDKFALLLDYDGTLAELTSHPNLTQMSDEMREALRNIASSGKAFVAVISGRDVDGVKEKIGINDIIYSGNHGLEVLYPNGTRHNQGIPKEVEDNFQKMIDHLEREVVHHGSWVENKRVSITFHFREITDQKYVPEMAARAKEIIESYGYRANPAHASVEGKPPIQWNKGLAAEYILGTSFDPNWRQRKVLFAGDDTTDEDVMKMIKGTGRSFRVTKDKDLVTSADHKIPSVQSVYHLLKWIEARARA, from the exons ATGGCCCGAAGCGCGCTGTTGGCGGTGCTTTCTTGTCTAATATTCCTTAACTGCTCTAGGCCATTGATAAGCTGGCCGGCGGACGACGAAGACGCGTTGAACATGTCGCAGCTCGATTTTGATCAGTATCTTGGCGA ctACCTCAAGCCTGGTGATAAGTTTGCGCTCCTACTGGATTACGATGGAACGTTGGCCGAGCTAACTTCGCACCCAAACCTCACACAGATGAGCGATGAGATGCGAGAAGCCCTACGGAATATCGCCTCCAGTGGCAAGGCTTTCGTGGCGGTCATTTCCGGGCGCGACGTTGACGGAGTGAAGGAAAAGATCGGTATAAACGACATAATCTACTCGGGCAACCATGGACTGGAGGTATTGTATCCGAACGGGACACGCCACAACCAGGGAATACCCAAAGAAGTAGAggataattttcaaaaaatgatTGACCATTTGGAGCGAGAG GTGGTGCATCACGGATCGTGGGTTGAGAACAAACGTGTGTCGATAACATTCCACTTTCGGGAAATTACCGACCAGAAGTATGTCCCGGAAATGGCAGCGCGCGCCAAGGAGATCATTGAATCGTACGGTTACCGGGCGAATCCGGCACACGCCTCGGTTGAGGGTAAACCTCCGATTCAGTGGAACAAGGGACTGGCGGCAGAGTACATCCTGGGCACCAGCTTCGACCCTAACTGGCGTCAACGgaaagttttgtttgctggGGACGATACGACCGATGAGGATGTGATGAAGATGATCAAGGGCACGGGAAGGTCGTTCCGGGTGACGAAAGATAAGGACTTAGTGACGAGTGCTGACCATAAAATACCGTCGGTGCAATCCGTTTATCACCTGCTAAAGTGGATCGAAGCAAGAGCCAGAGCATGA